A window from Neodiprion fabricii isolate iyNeoFabr1 chromosome 2, iyNeoFabr1.1, whole genome shotgun sequence encodes these proteins:
- the LOC124176366 gene encoding protein phosphatase 1L: MEDELEDKVLYQTYVSHMKLISKFAVGIPTGFNTGINTPIGYLWRIMRIYVLKPEILVCGAVLVVMLFYLQAVDVWSRTLLGRIQYTLGRSTSKVSKLQFLVNSSVSSGEKLSWELKEGYISAYAVQGRRARMEDRFVVNDDINCTGVSLFAVFDGHGGEFAANYARDKLIPNINNKVIELKDMIAGRPSRIKPENPEQINDAKSKNDEKDKTDGITSLERKKSFRKTLSTSLTDESMKKAVGVTDPELLDKLDSLARPITREVRPSRPGEKLPPKIDTASYLDGNKINYGRLLTDEVLAVDRLLVDAAKKNMDVAGTTALIALLEGNKLIVANVGDSRGVMCDGKGNAIPLSFDHKPQQRRESKRIKEAGGFVTFNGVWRVAGILATSRALGDYPLKDKKLVIADPDILTFDLSDHNPMFLVLASDGLWDTFTNEEAVAFIKERINEPHYGAKSITLQSYYRGSLDNITVVVINLKDRKYSTATSKRV; encoded by the exons ATGGAAGATGAATTGGAAGACAAAGTTCTGTACCAAACATACGTCTCACACATGAAACTTATATCAAAATTTGCTGTAGGTATTCCTACAGGGTTTAACACTGGCATTAACACACCCATTGGTTATCTCTGGAGAATCATGCGCATCTACGTTCTAAAGCCTGAAATTCTCGTCTGTGGCGCAGTACTAGTCGTTATGCTCTTTTACCTTCAAGCTGTCGATGTGTGGAGCAGAACATTACTTGGCAGAATTCAATATACTCTCGGTCGATCAACCTCAAAG GTTTCGAAGCTTCAGTTTTTAGTCAATAGTTCCGTGAGCAGCGGAGAAAAACTGAGCTGGGAATTGAAAGAAGGTTACATATCAGCTTATGCTGTACAGGGCAGACGAGCACGGATGGAAGACCGTTTCGTAGTTAATGACGATATCAACTGCACTGGTGTCTCATTATTTGCAGTTTTCGATGGACACGGAGGAGAA ttCGCTGCCAATTATGCCAGAGATAAATTAATCCCTAATATTAACAACAAAGTCATCGAACTGAAAGATATGATAGCTGGAAGACCGTCGAGAATTAAACCAGAGAACCCTGAGCAAATAAATGATGctaaatcaaaaaatgatgaaaaagaCAAAACCGACGGGATCACTTCTCTCGAGCGCAAAAAGTCCTTCCGCAAAACTTTGAGCACCTCACTGACTGATGAATCTATGAAAAAAGCCGTCGGCGTTACCGATCCTGAGCTACTGGATAAATTAGATAGTCTTGCTCGTCCAATAACTAGAGAG gTTCGACCTAGTAGACCGGGCGAAAAGCTGCCACCAAAAATTGATACGGCTAGTTACCTTGATGGTAACAAAATAAACTATGGTAGATTGTTGACAGATGAAGTACTCGCTGTTGATAGACTGTTGGTGGATGctgcaaagaaaaatatggatGTGGCTG GCACTACTGCTTTGATAGCTCTACTAGAAGGCAACAAGCTGATTGTTGCCAATGTTGGGGATTCAAGAGGTGTAATGTGTGATGGAAAAGGCAATGCAATCCCACTGTCCTTTGATCATAAACCACAACAG CGACGGGAGAGTAAGCGAATCAAGGAAGCTGGGGGTTTTGTCACTTTTAATGGAGTCTGGAGAGTAGCTGGGATCTTAGCAACATCCAGAGCTCTCGGAGATTACCCTTTGAAGGATAAAAAGCTAGTGATTGCTGATCCTGATATTCTAACTTTCGACCTGAGTGATCATAATCCAATGTTCCTTGTCCTAGCATCTGATGGACTCTGGGATACATTCACAAATGAGGAAGCTGTTGCCTTTATCAAGGAACGTATTAATGAACCTCACTATGGTGCTAAAAGTATTACTCTACAAAGTTATTACAG GGGATCCTTGGACAATATTACAGTCGTTGTGATCAACTTGAAGGATCGTAAGTATAGTACAGCTACATCGAAACGAGTTTAA